In the Hordeum vulgare subsp. vulgare chromosome 7H, MorexV3_pseudomolecules_assembly, whole genome shotgun sequence genome, one interval contains:
- the LOC123410680 gene encoding probable flavin-containing monooxygenase 1: protein MGMEKKSVVIIGAGVSGLAACKHLLERGCRPVVLEADSVVGGVWAHTPDLTRLQTSRTMYQYTDFPWPDSVTEEFPNNRQVADYLNAYARHFGVLECIRFGHRVAGMEYVGVAEEEVAAWDDWAGCGDAFGSGNGKWRLTVTDAQGLVQVHMADFVILCIGRFSSVPNIPKLPPGKGPDAFDGKVIHSLDYSKMGSHKAKEMVKGKRVTVIGYGHSALDIANECASLNGTERPCTMVVRTKQWVLPDFYAWGIDISNFYLTRFGELLIHKPGEGLFLSLLATTLTPLKLMFSKFAESYYSITMKQHDMVPDHSFFEGIVGGWVELAPKDHYKNLEEGSILVKKSKTFSFCKEGVMVEGESTLVKSDIVILGTGFKGDQNIKSMFASKYFQRILIGSISMDVSLYRDCVHPKIPQLAVIGYSETYANLHTSELRAKWLAHFMDGGFRLPSVKAMHRDALEWEKFLKRYSHGEFRAASIGLLNNWYKDNLCRDMGCNPRRKNGLLAELFEVSGPSDYIGLHPM from the exons ATGGGCATGGAGAAGAAGAGCGTGGTGATCATCGGCGCCGGCGTGAGTGGGCTGGCGGCGTGCAAGCACCTGCTGGAGCGCGGGTGTCGGCCAGTGGTATTGGAGGCGGACAGCGTTGTGGGCGGCGTGTGGGCGCACACCCCGGACCTCACCAGGCTCCAGACCTCGCGGACCATGTACCAGTACACGGACTTCCCGTGGCCGGATTCCGTCACGGAGGAGTTCCCCAACAACCGTCAGGTCGCCGACTACCTCAACGCATACGCTCGCCACTTCGGGGTGCTCGAATGCATCCGATTCGGGCACCGCGTCGCCGGGATGGAGTACGTCGGTGTCgccgaggaggaggtggcggcatgGGACGACTGGGCTGGCTGCGGTGATGCATTCGGCTCCGGCAACGGCAAGTGGCGCCTCACCGTGACCGACGCCCAGGGTCTGGTGCAG GTACACATGGCAGACTTTGTGATTCTTTGCATCGGAAGGTTCAGCAGTGTTCCCAACATACCTAAATTACCACCTGGAAAAGGCCCTGATGCATTTGATGGAAAAGTCATCCACTCCTTGGATTATTCCAAAATGGGTAGTCACAAAGCCAAGGAGATGGTCAAGGGCAAGCGTGTGACTGTTATTGGCTATGGACATTCGGCCCTTGACATTGCTAATGAATGTGCAAGTTTGAATG gTACCGAGAGACCATGCACAATGGTTGTGCGTACCAAGCAATGGGTCTTACCGGACTTCTATGCTTGGGGTATCGACATATCAAATTTCTATCTAACCCGGTTCGGTGAACTCCTTATTCATAAACCTGGCGAAGGCCTCTTCCTTAGCTTGTTAGCTACCACCTTGACTCCACTG AAGTTGATGTTTTCGAAGTTCGCTGAGAGCTACTACTCCATTACAATGAAGCAGCATGACATGGTCCCCGACCATAGCTTTTTTGAGGGGATAGTGGGTGGTTGGGTTGAACTTGCACCCAAGGATCATTACAAGAACCTAGAGGAAGGCAGCATCTTGGTGAAGAAGTCAAAGACCTTCAGCTTTTGCAAAGAAGGTGTGATGGTTGAAGGTGAATCCACGTTAGTAAAGAGTGACATAGTTATCCTCGGAACAGGATTCAAGGGCGATCAAAATATCAAGAGCATGTTCGCATCAAAATACTTCCAGCGTATTTTGATCGGCTCAATATCCATGGATGTATCACTCTACAG GGATTGTGTACATCCCAAGATACCACAACTCGCGGTCATCGGATATTCCGAGACCTATGCAAATCTCCACACTTCAGAACTACGGGCCAAGTGGCTAGCACATTTTATGGATGGTGGATTTAGGTTACCAAGTGTTAAAGCAATGCATAGGGATGCACtagaatgggagaagttcttgaagCGATACTCTCATGGCGAATTCCGTGCAGCCTCCATTGGACTTCTTAATAACTGGTACAAAGATAACCTATGTCGGGACATGGGATGCAATCCAAGAAGGAAGAATGGACTTCTTGCTGAATTATTTGAGGTCTCTGGTCCCAGTGATTATATTGGTCTTCACCCTATGTAA